The following coding sequences are from one Triticum dicoccoides isolate Atlit2015 ecotype Zavitan chromosome 4A, WEW_v2.0, whole genome shotgun sequence window:
- the LOC119288495 gene encoding carotenoid 9,10(9',10')-cleavage dioxygenase 1-like: MHGAESKCMHAGSNPLFGALHSSSSIFGKSHDIWVEGEGMLHAVYFTKSNNNTWSIKYTNRYVQSDTFRVEKGLKKPCFLPATDGDPLAMLIAGTLNTLRFGKAFKNMSNTSVFEHAGRVFSAAENDNPHEIDLYSLGTLGSWNVDGGWKMPFTAHPKVIPGTGELVIFGFNVDAPFLTVGVVSADGKKLQQKVALELDRCTYCHEIGVTTMYNIILDAPLTINKERMLKGAPLIEFEKDSYARIGVMPRYGDANSITWFYVQSFCTIHLVNCFEEDDEVVVRGFHVPGSIILGPRINSNQGLTEECFSRLYEWRLNLKTRTAIGKYLTGKEVALEFPVINDKYVGLPHKYAYAQVADSPANLAGGPGIGIGKHTSVHYLIYGTSIQT; this comes from the exons ATGCATGGAGCAGAATCAAAATGCATGCATGCAGGTTCAAACCCTCTCTTTGGAGCCCTCCACTCGTCAAGCTCTATCTTTGGCAAGTCCCACGACATTTGGGTCGAAGGAGAAGGCATGCTCCACGCCGTGTACTTCACCAAGAGCAACAACAACACATGGTCAATCAAGTACACCAACCGCTACGTGCAGTCCGATACATTTAGGGTTGAGAAAGGACTGAAGAAACCATGCTTCCTCCCTGCCACTGACGGTGACCCTCTTGCGATGCTCATAGCGGGTACCCTTAATACT CTGAGGTTCGGAAAGGCTTTCAAGAACATGAGCAACACCAGCGTGTTTGAGCATGCTGGGAGAGTCTTCTCAGCAGCAGAAAATGATAACCCCCATGAGATTGACTTGTATAGTCTTGGCACACTGGGTAGCTGGAATGTTGATGGAGGATGGAAGATGCCATTCACTGCCCACCCCAAG GTAATCCCTGGAACAGGAGAGTTGGTTATCTTCGGGTTCAACGTGGATGCGCCTTTTCTAACGGTTGGAGTTGTCTCAG CCGACGGGAAGAAACTACAGCAAAAGGTTGCTCTCGAGTTAGATAGATGCACATATTGTCACGAAATAGGAGTCACTACAAT GTACAACATTATCTTAGATGCTCCACTTACAATCAACAAGGAAAGGATGCTAAAAGGTGCTCC ATTGATTGAATTTGAAAAGGATAGCTATGCAAGAATAGGTGTTATGCCCCGTTATGGTGATGCAAACTCGATAACATGGTTTTATGTACAATCATTCTGCACGATCCATCTTGTCAACTGCTTTGAAGAAGATGATGAG GTCGTTGTGAGAGGATTTCATGTGCCAGGTTCTATCATTTTGGGGCCAAGGATAAACTCCAATCAAGGACTAACCGAGGAATGTTTTTCTCGCTTGTATGAGTGGAGACTAAACTTGAAAACAAGGACAGCTATAGGCAAATACTTAACTGGAAAAGAGGTTGCCCTGGAATTCCCAGTAATCAATGACAAGTATGTTGGCTTGCCTCACAAGTATGCATATGCACAAGTGGCAGATTCTCCGGCAAATTTGGCAGGTGGTCCAGGAATAGGTATTGGTAAACATACATCAGTACACTACTTAATATATGGAACTTCTATTCAAACTTGA